A window of Macrobrachium rosenbergii isolate ZJJX-2024 chromosome 58, ASM4041242v1, whole genome shotgun sequence genomic DNA:
gtggaacctttccaccattccgttggctgtggggttgtagatggtggtgctgtggtgagtggtccccagcaggcgtgccagggcggtccacagctcggacaggaaagcaggtCCCCTGCCTGTTGTTATGTCGTcagggacaccgaaccggctgatccagctggagaggagggcttccacgcacgcactggaggtgtagtcttccatgggcgtagcctCAGGccatctggctcctcctgatgggggaagaggacctactacgttgacgtggatgtgcccaaagtgtctctttggctgggggaatttgCCCACTCCTGATTCAATGTGCCATCCCACTTTACTTggctgacactgcatacactgtctTGCCCAGTCCATTGCGTCTTTCTGTATgtcatgccagacgaacttctctgtcagcaatCTGGCTGTTGTCCCTCCGGAGgtgtgggataggccgtggatgatgttgaagaccAGCCGACATCTGGAGGCAGGTACCAGGGGGCGGCTGTacagtaggctggggtctcagggtcagcagcttgtttgcgggcaaggtcctcgtagttgatcccgagctgtacggaatcgatctcgatcctcaagagggtgtcagctaccgggttcttcctgctggggaggtatttgatggtgcaggtgaactccacaaTGGCGGCTGCGAGGTGtcactgctgcctagaggaccatgcatcccccagcttcgtgaaggcgcggaccagcggctggtgctcggtccaaattgtgaagggcatcccctccaaaaggaacttgaagtgccatactgcctggtatgctgcgaagagttcttggtcgaaggtgctgtagcaggactcggcagagtttagcctcctactgaagaaggcgatgggctgaggggtccctctgatgacctgctccaggacttCTCTGCAGGTgacattgctggcgtccgtcgtcagctggaggggagtgctggggtcctggtgggccaaagatgttgctttggcgagggcggccttcatcaggaggaaagctttctgctggtcggggccccacactaaggtctttggacgtcccttcaggacctccgtcaggggggccatggtgtgagcaatccctggGATGAATCTTCAGTAgcagttgaccatcccgaggaattcttgtacggccctgatggaggaaggggtggggaacttctcgacggcttcGACCTTCGACGACACTGGGAGGACGCCTtctggggatatctcatggcccaggaactccaccttctcgacgccgaaggtgcatttgtcaaacctgacgacaaggccactttcctgaaggcgctgcaggaccttctggatgtgtcgtaggtgttcctcccgggatccggaaaagattaggatatcatcaacgtagcagatgcagaagtccaggtcccccaggatgctgtccatcaatctctggaaggtcgtacccgcattcctcaggccgaaggtggagagggcaaagacataggacccaaagggcgtgacgatggcggttttggggatgtcctccggcgctaccagtacctgaaaataagactttagtaggtccattttggaggaTATCCTGGCAccatggaaagaggccgtcaggtcctgcatgttcggcagggggtagtggtccggctctgttgccaggttcagccacctgtagtcgccgcagggcctccaggtgccgtcagctttctgcaccatgtgaagaggggaggcccacgggctgggagccttcttgcatatgcccatcctttccatctctgcgaaggcctttttagcctcctgaaggcgctgcgggGGAAGCCATTGGAACTTCGCGTGCGTTGGGTACCCCTTCGTCTTGATAtggtggtatatcccgtgtttggcaggagtcccgggcatctggcggagctcgggtttgaagacatCCGAAGAGGTTTGATGCTGCTGAGAGAACCAGATGTGCTGCAAGTCTcgtgaaagaaaagtgaaaggtTGATAGAAGTGGAGACATGTAAAGGAGGCAGAAAAAAACTTAGGCCAGGTAAGTGGATGAACTgaagtgttttgagatggcttggtcatgtgaAAGAATGAAGGACAGTCTTTGTGAGAAGAGtgtaaatttttaattgctaGGAGTGaggtatgaaaaagaaagaaaagctgaATAACTGATGTGAATGAGGTAATGGAAAGAAAGGGCCTTAAGTTCCAGGAAGCGGAACTGTGCCAGATAAAACTAAATGGTGCAGTGTTAGGGTGTTCGATGCACTGTTGAAGAACTGTCTGTGTAGGTGTAAGTACCGGCTAATATGCGAAAGTTTTAAGTACGTGAGGTTCATCCCCAATACAAACGTTGAAATATGAATGTGCTAGTGACCGTTATAATTCTTTGCCTAGGACCACCTCCTTTTAGGGGAAATAGTGTCATGTTAAACAttgcgtatatatatgcatatatatacagatatatattatatatatgtatatatatatatatatatatatatatatatatatatatatatatatatatacatatatatattacatatatatattggcgtgtgtgtgtgcacataaaGTATGTTACATCCTATGAGTTTCTAACAAGTCTGTAACGATAACCATTTTGTTTACTCACAGCATTACTTGTCAAATATGCATAAAggtatacagaaaataaatgaaaatcggaagaagagattatctttctttatttctttagtcATCTCAAAGGATTCttataaacatgtacataaacTCTAAATATCTAATTAACTACCATCGTATTCAACGAAAGTGTTGAATATATACGGTGGTTGAAATGCAAATCAGTAAACATTAATAGCAcgcttttgtctctctctctctctctctctctctctctctctctctctctctctctctctctctctctctggcctttcGAAGGTGACAAGacttggaaatgacctcaggcgATCAATACTTGGCGATggcaaaatgaaaaggaaaaatcaaatataatgaaGATTGAGGCTCATTTACCTGTGAAGGGAGAGAAGTGGTCTTTGgggagaaaatttaatttcataggCATTAATCGGCTTTTATTCAAActttagtagtaataataataataataataataataataataataataataataataataataataataaactttcgtggtgatgataataataataataataataataataataataataataataataataataataataataataattacaaaaagctTTCGTGGTGATCACTTGAACAGGAAACCTAAATACCGTCCCGTCATGATGGTCTCGCCTTGACGCctatgaagaagaagagacaaaatAAATTGAGATAGAGATGGAACACTATGCATCTCTGTCAGAGGGACTGTCTCTCCTCACAGACATTAATttatgttgaaaaagaaaaaaaaaacttggaatcaAGGAATTAGacgaaaaacattttccttttagtttggGCTTGGAAGTTCTAAGAGTTCTGAGGATGCGTGTTTGGAGTCATTCAATGTTGCAATGTTAATTGATTCGAGaatttactgtatttaatttaacatttataaaacatttttcagaaacACGTCAGTCGACTTGATTGTCTTTTCAAGGTCTTTTCCCTTGAAGAACTCTGGGAGAGTCTTTATTCCTTTCAAATTTGTTTTCCGTGTTGAACACATGCTATCTAATGGATTTCAGTGAACAGCAAGAACATTTCTTCAGGCTAAGACGTTAAGACAGGCTGTGCACCTTGCTGcgtttactgataaaaaaaaaaaacacatttcttttcgagtttttttttttttggctgattcACTTTCCAGTGTTATAACAATAATGTGAAAAGTGTGAGAGGAATCTCTgttgaaaaattagagaaaaaaagtgGCGAGAGGAAGACTTCGTGGGGTCAGGATCGATATTCATAAAGGCCGTATTGCCCTATCTCGCCCGGCatctttcttctacttctgttTTCTGAAAGTCTTGGCCAAGAGGGCGAAGAATGCCAGAGTGCGGTAGACAACGATGAGGACCACGAGCATGATGACATTGCCCGTGATGCTTCCGTTCTCGTAGTGGAGGAAGGACAGGACAGCCTGGCCGTTGGGGAAACAAGTCTGGTTTGTGTTGCAGGCGATGGACTTCACTCCCTGCCACTGGTTCAGCAGCAACGCCTCGTTTCCGTAAGAGAACCACGACAGGTACTTGAACCACGTCAGGTACACGGGTGTGGAactgaaatcaaatgaaataggTTATTCGTTTGTTACTCACCAATACGTAAAAGCACCAAAGATCTTAGTCGTCTTGGTAAAAACTACGGTGACCTTTGTCAATATGAACGGATTTCAGTGAATGTtataatcatttcttttttatttctttataaataatcaGTATCCTTTCTCTGATAATCATTCTGTCTCAAATACCAGCCACAATCAGTCTATATTGTTggtattatgattatcattattattattatactcaccCGCTGTTTAAGAAGAACCCACCGAACAGCATGAGCGGGATTATAAATGGGGCTGAGATGGCCAGGGCAACGCTGAGGTTTCTCGCCATGCACGAAATCATGTATCCTGCAAAAGACCGCCAAGCAAACATGGTCACATCAAACTAATAATCCAGTTTTTGGCTGAGAGAGTGCATTTCAATTGTGAGAGCAACCAATGAGAACCTGCAGAAAGACCATTTGACACCCACCAAAGGAGATGGCACAATTGGCGACGAGCACAACGATTCCAGCGCAGATGAAGAAATTGACGTAATCGTTCGTGAAGCCGACCATGTGGTAAGCGATGGCGACGAAGGCGAAGGGGTAGATGATGTGGAAGGGCAGCTCGGCCAGCATCTTCGACAGGAAGTACACGTCGGTGCGATACATGCCGTTGAAATGCTCCCTCATGAAAATGGGCAGCTGGGCGCAGAAGGTCTGCGGAGAGGGATTCACATTACAAATTCCTACTTGATTTTGCTGGACTGAACAACTTTCGTCATTCTGGGTGAAAAGCTGGACAACATTCAGATAATGAACTAACATCTAGCACCCAAATTACTGATATGAAGTTCCAATGAAACTTAAGCTATCATTTCAGACGTACAGGTTTATAACTCATCCCGAATTGCAGTACTTTTTATGGCATCAAGAGGACTTTTCTTTCACTTACGCTAACGACACCAAAGACGTTCTGGAAAGTCATGTTGGTCAGGAACAAGAATAAAGCTCCGTTAATGTTGGTTATGCCTTCTTGAGTCAGCGTTTGGCCCCAGTAGATCAAACCTATTAGCACAGCGATAGCCTGAAATAATGATGAGAAAATCTTAACACTACGTATTAAAATGGTAATGTAAAACGTTCTTCCAACAGATAATAAAGTCTATGTCGTGCACTGAACCTTTATATATACTCCAAGAGGACGATAATCTTGGATAAATCACCCATAACTTGCTTCACAAGAGCACCCTCCCAAACTCTCCCGTCCCCTCGCTCAGTATGCATGACCCAGGCCCAACAAGCGGTTTCCTGAATTAAATATTTCGAaggcataaaaaatgaaagaaaaaatcatatgataATTGAGGCTAGCATTATTACTCCTGATATTTAAAGTGAAGCGTACCCGTTAACATGATTGGTTTCAGCCCCTGCACAGTGCCTGAGAGCGCTCATACTCACCATCACTTGGACGAATCGGACTTTAATCAGCATAGGCTCCCTGATCACTTCCAGCCAAGACCTCCAAAGAACGTTGCGAAACTGAGTCCACCAGGAGGCCTTGTAGGGCGACTTCTTCACCTGCACGTCAGTCCTGCTGTCATAACCGTTAATTTCCTGAAAGGAGTCGTCGCTGTTATTAGCTTAGAaagcggaaaaaaaaagaatgctcgAGAGATCGGTGATAAGATCATTTAATACTACTTCAGTTTCAATTTCTAGTTAAGTCACATTTGAGTTACACTTGAACTTCTTGCTTGCTtcgaatgacagagagagagagagagagagagagagagagagtgagagaattacCCAATGTCACATTTATCAGAGTCATCGACGAGAAAACTGTTTTAACAAATTGCTCAAGGCCATCGGGTCACTAAAGAAGACCATTTGTGGCAGATAATATTGCCAAAACTCTGAAGAAAAGACTTTAGAGTTTACAACAATGAGCAAAATCTTTATTATGACAGTTCACCTCTGCCTCTTTTgaattctcagccacggctctCTCTATACTGGTCCCTTCCTCCGACTTGACGAATTCGTCGCAAATCATCGTGATGGCCTTCCTGCAGTTCTCTTCTTTTCCAGGTTGGACAGCCAGAGTCGATATGAAGAAGTCGGCAGGGTTGTAGTTTGGTGGGCAGGGCAGACCAATCCTGTTAAAAGAAAGTGAGTGAAGGCTTCTGAAACATGTTTGTGCTGAGAGTACATTATTAGGAAGTGAGGGTACATTATTAAGAAGTGCAATTAGCTATTAAATTCCGAGTTTCACTTAGGATTTGTTGATATCAGTTCAGTGTTCTCTAATTGTCTGTGATGTGATGACGACACCTTAAGAACAGCCTGCTTTTTCACTAATGATCTGTGTCACTAAAGCGCAACCTTAGTACCGATATGTAAGAGTCTTTTTGCTGTCACAAACTAGAAAGATTTCAAAATAACGTGATTTTGTTGATACTTCAGAGGTATTCTTATTAGGTCCTGAgagaatcaatgaaattcatTGCCACTATGCTCTTAATGTTTTCTGTAAATCAGGACTAATACTGTATcagatttgatatatttttccttcctggCATCAGAGGAAACGATCGTATCTTTAAGTATCAGTCGACTAAATTGCctgttaaaaaatgagaaaagaaaatacaaacgcATGACGCGTTTGTCTTCAAAATCGGATGCAAACTTTGGTCACTGAAAGGTTACAAATAGGAAATCTTTATGGCAAAGTGACGCTGAATTTCtgttgccaataaaaaaaaagaatcttagtAACGCAACAGATGTTGTCTACTGTATCCAAGCAGCTGAATACAGTCGATGACATGAATAAATATCCTGGAAATATGCCAACTGAACAAAAACCTAAGCGACATCTACGATTCAGTGTATTAagaattcattcattctttctccatatatatatatatatatatatatatatatatatatatatatatatatatatatatatatatatatatatatatatatatatattatatatatatatatataaacatgcatacaaacatgcatatacatatatgtatatatatctatatatacaatatatatatatatatatatatatatatatatatatatatatacatacatacatacatacatacatacatacatacatacatacatacatacatacatatatatgtgtgtgtgtgtgtgtgtgtatataatctaCTCTATATCGTTACATTAAAAGGTGGGAATTCATGATGAGCCTTGTTATACAGTAGCCTCTGCAACAATAATTTAAGTGGCGTGTAACACGGCAGACAACTGAACGTCCTCGGATTAAAGAATCTAGCATTTAAACTCCCTTGGTTCAGCTATCGTTGTGTCGCCTCAGTACTGGAATCCATTCCAAATTCCTGGTTAGAACAACAGACAGGCAGTGGGGCAACCTCCTTTCGAAAAGGCCCACGAACCCATTCCTGGGCAGCCGTTTGCTGCATTGCATCCCGAATATTGGCGTGCGTCGCGTCGCTGCTGCAGACGCTCAGACTGAGCAGCAATACGGATTTAGAATGGGGAAtgcatttctccattattttgtagttacatgttattattttgtagttACATATTGCTTAACTGGTTTATCATATGATGATAAATGGTAGAGCTTCCGTTACTTTAATATCAGTGCATTCATGCTTGcatatcttttaaaaatagatTGTATATTATCTGATGTCTTATTATTCCGTTGATATTAACTAgtgttatgcatatataatttattaaacttttaGTTATGTAACATTACAGATGTATGATATTCATGGAAACCATGAATATCATACATTCTTTTGCCATAAGTATTAACATCTATCCATATACAGTTGAATACCGATCAAGGTTGCTTTCGCAGTCTTACAGATGCTGGAACCTGAAAAATGTCAGTGCGTCGCGGCAGTGGTTTTAAAGAAGACccattttgtagttttcttgactattcttatcaaattttatgatgaaaatatctactgaatattaagaattaattttactGTTACAAATGCCGGCTGTCCAGTGTCCAAAAGTCCAGTACAGTCCTTAATAATCATACAGGATTTTAGTAATCATGCGTTCAACAAAAAGAACTCCAATGCGATTTTTGAATGCACtcttttaatcatatttcttcaataattatatcatcatttgaaaatatgtgataaaaagtaataaaaaatacttactACTACTTTCCAGACTTAAATATGAAAGTTGAATGAGATGAGTCAGCGCCAGTCGAGTCTCGTGCCCGCGAAAGTCCACCACAAAATATTATAGCAGCGTTTGTTTAAATACAGAATAAGGTAACAGACGAagggaatgtttttttcttcatacaaTCCAATAAACATTTAGTTAGAAGGATTATCTCCAGGTTTCATCAATCTGGATTGTCTGTACTTCCTAAGTCATTACACATCTGAAATATCCATCTCTGAAGTACAGTGGCTACTGCAAATTTCATGAGACTGAAAGTCCGGTACTCTACGgtaatgtttttccattttcagtaCATGGAAAACATCGTACTGTATTTTTCCCGAACTAACAAATACCAACAGCTCTATACTGCTAGCCTCGGGCAGTAGTGAAAGAGCAGTTTAACGTCAGTAGTCTTATTAAGGCAGTATTATCAGGGCTTGAAAAACATTATTCTGCTTTCTTGTTTTCGTTTTAAAACGCAACTGTGACATTTCCCTGGAATCATGGCTGAGAGGCGGAGAGCTAGGGAGAGGCAATACT
This region includes:
- the w gene encoding protein white isoform X1 produces the protein MEEKKGLLSSESKRYDTLELRRGLSTNGSSSKRGGSGGVDIKVPTPETDQSGSDSSVVVGEDDQITYSWHNVNVYSNPDVASGSGFFRRKVRQSKEKHILKDVTGVCRPGELLAIMGASGAGKTTLLNVLTHRNNDKLRITGDLFVNGRRVDPDALTSRSAYVQQDDLFIGMLTVREQLVFQAMLRMDRHLLHEQRMTRVDEVISELGLIKCSETKIGVPGRIKGISGGEMKRLAFACEVLTNPPLMFCDEPTSGLDSFMAQNVVAVMKNMAERGKTIISTIHQPSSEVYAMFDRVLLMAEGRVAFLGEVDAAYQFFSRIGLPCPPNYNPADFFISTLAVQPGKEENCRKAITMICDEFVKSEEGTSIERAVAENSKEAEEINGYDSRTDVQVKKSPYKASWWTQFRNVLWRSWLEVIREPMLIKVRFVQVMAIAVLIGLIYWGQTLTQEGITNINGALFLFLTNMTFQNVFGVVSTFCAQLPIFMREHFNGMYRTDVYFLSKMLAELPFHIIYPFAFVAIAYHMVGFTNDYVNFFICAGIVVLVANCAISFGYMISCMARNLSVALAISAPFIIPLMLFGGFFLNSGSTPVYLTWFKYLSWFSYGNEALLLNQWQGVKSIACNTNQTCFPNGQAVLSFLHYENGSITGNVIMLVVLIVVYRTLAFFALLAKTFRKQK
- the w gene encoding protein white isoform X2, producing the protein MKTPSFFSNIKKQSGSDSSVVVGEDDQITYSWHNVNVYSNPDVASGSGFFRRKVRQSKEKHILKDVTGVCRPGELLAIMGASGAGKTTLLNVLTHRNNDKLRITGDLFVNGRRVDPDALTSRSAYVQQDDLFIGMLTVREQLVFQAMLRMDRHLLHEQRMTRVDEVISELGLIKCSETKIGVPGRIKGISGGEMKRLAFACEVLTNPPLMFCDEPTSGLDSFMAQNVVAVMKNMAERGKTIISTIHQPSSEVYAMFDRVLLMAEGRVAFLGEVDAAYQFFSRIGLPCPPNYNPADFFISTLAVQPGKEENCRKAITMICDEFVKSEEGTSIERAVAENSKEAEEINGYDSRTDVQVKKSPYKASWWTQFRNVLWRSWLEVIREPMLIKVRFVQVMAIAVLIGLIYWGQTLTQEGITNINGALFLFLTNMTFQNVFGVVSTFCAQLPIFMREHFNGMYRTDVYFLSKMLAELPFHIIYPFAFVAIAYHMVGFTNDYVNFFICAGIVVLVANCAISFGYMISCMARNLSVALAISAPFIIPLMLFGGFFLNSGSTPVYLTWFKYLSWFSYGNEALLLNQWQGVKSIACNTNQTCFPNGQAVLSFLHYENGSITGNVIMLVVLIVVYRTLAFFALLAKTFRKQK